The following are encoded in a window of Fibrobacter sp. UWB13 genomic DNA:
- the tsaA gene encoding tRNA (N6-threonylcarbamoyladenosine(37)-N6)-methyltransferase TrmO, with protein MQELTFKIIARIKSDFREKFGIPRQSGLVQNLRSTIRFEPEYRNADALRGLEGFSHLWIMWIFSENIRSTWSPTVRPPRLGGNKRLGVFATRSSFRPNPVALSCVKIEAINLDGPEGPEIVVSGADLMDGTPIVDIKPYLPYTDAHPEAVGGFADAVKQNKVHVKNPEVLAKLSEEKRTALIKVLEQDPRPAYQNDPERVYGFPFAEFEVKFKVAGDELEVVSIE; from the coding sequence ATGCAAGAACTGACGTTTAAAATTATTGCGCGAATTAAAAGCGATTTCCGTGAAAAGTTTGGCATTCCGCGACAGAGCGGGCTTGTGCAGAACTTGCGTTCCACAATACGCTTTGAACCGGAATATCGCAATGCCGATGCACTCCGCGGTCTTGAGGGCTTTAGCCACTTGTGGATTATGTGGATTTTTTCGGAAAACATCCGCAGCACATGGAGCCCAACCGTGCGCCCGCCTAGACTCGGCGGGAACAAGCGTCTCGGAGTTTTTGCCACACGTTCAAGTTTCCGCCCGAATCCAGTGGCACTTTCTTGCGTGAAGATTGAAGCCATCAACCTCGACGGTCCTGAAGGTCCTGAAATCGTTGTGAGCGGCGCAGACCTCATGGACGGCACCCCGATTGTAGACATCAAGCCGTACCTCCCCTACACGGACGCGCATCCCGAAGCGGTCGGCGGTTTTGCAGACGCCGTGAAGCAGAACAAAGTACACGTCAAGAATCCCGAAGTACTTGCAAAGCTGAGTGAAGAAAAACGCACCGCTCTGATAAAAGTCTTGGAGCAGGACCCGCGCCCCGCTTACCAGAACGATCCCGAGCGCGTTTATGGTTTCCCGTTCGCCGAATTTGAAGTCAAGTTCAAAGTCGCAGGCGACGAGCTCGAAGTCGTGAGTATCGAATAA
- a CDS encoding sialate O-acetylesterase yields the protein MKVSRFVGLFFGLGLAVSAHAAPDPNFHIYLAFGQSNMEGQGDVGSQDKTVDERFQVLWAANNGSCSGKTKGKWATAVPPLAHCQGAKLGPTDYFGRTMVEKTDSKIKVGVIVVAVAGCSIQLFDKDGYANYARSQQSWMTQRINEYGGNPYGRLIEMAKKAQEDGVIKGIIFHQGETDAGDGQWPSKVKKVYDNIIKDLGLGNDVPFLAGEVLRSGSSKGANNNIAKLPQQSKNFYVVSSEGFNQALGDGQNVHFTSQEYRDFGKRYAEKMIEVLGNKLDPVAESSSSEAPSSSSEAESSSSVDVSSSSTVGGIIFSDAVRSVSIGHVAYAGDFVQVPLSLSNAGFVNIRLYSVLGTEVASVSRLLSSGLSNVLISKRKVPAGVYMMSVMTSSSYIVQRVNLQ from the coding sequence ATGAAAGTCTCGCGTTTCGTGGGCTTGTTTTTCGGTTTGGGGCTTGCCGTGTCGGCTCATGCTGCTCCAGATCCAAATTTCCACATTTATCTTGCTTTTGGCCAATCCAATATGGAAGGCCAGGGCGACGTCGGTAGTCAGGATAAGACCGTTGACGAACGTTTCCAGGTGCTCTGGGCGGCAAATAATGGTTCTTGTTCAGGGAAAACCAAGGGAAAATGGGCTACGGCAGTGCCTCCGTTGGCGCATTGTCAGGGCGCAAAACTTGGACCTACGGACTATTTTGGCCGCACGATGGTCGAAAAGACGGATTCTAAAATTAAGGTGGGTGTTATCGTCGTGGCTGTTGCCGGGTGCAGTATCCAACTGTTCGACAAGGATGGCTATGCCAATTATGCTAGGTCCCAGCAGAGCTGGATGACGCAGCGCATTAATGAATATGGTGGAAATCCTTACGGTCGCTTGATTGAAATGGCTAAGAAGGCTCAAGAAGATGGTGTCATCAAGGGGATCATCTTCCACCAGGGTGAAACGGATGCTGGTGACGGTCAATGGCCCTCCAAGGTCAAAAAGGTTTACGATAACATTATTAAGGATTTGGGTCTTGGCAATGATGTGCCGTTCCTTGCGGGCGAAGTGTTGCGTAGCGGCTCTAGCAAGGGCGCGAACAACAATATCGCTAAACTCCCGCAACAGTCAAAAAACTTTTATGTAGTTTCATCCGAAGGATTTAATCAGGCTCTTGGCGATGGACAGAATGTGCATTTTACATCGCAGGAATACCGCGATTTTGGCAAGCGTTATGCCGAAAAGATGATTGAAGTCCTTGGAAACAAGTTGGATCCTGTTGCAGAATCGAGCAGTAGCGAAGCGCCGTCGAGTTCGTCAGAAGCGGAAAGTTCATCGAGTGTTGATGTTTCTTCGAGTTCGACTGTAGGCGGAATTATCTTCTCGGATGCTGTGCGTTCTGTGTCGATTGGTCATGTGGCGTATGCAGGTGATTTTGTACAAGTTCCGCTTTCTCTATCGAATGCTGGCTTTGTGAATATTCGCCTTTATTCTGTGCTCGGTACAGAGGTGGCTAGTGTAAGTCGCTTATTGAGCTCGGGATTGAGTAATGTTTTGATCTCTAAGCGAAAAGTACCTGCGGGCGTTTATATGATGAGTGTGATGACTTCGTCATCATACATTGTGCAGCGCGTGAATTTACAATAA